One genomic window of Camelina sativa cultivar DH55 chromosome 5, Cs, whole genome shotgun sequence includes the following:
- the LOC104785743 gene encoding probable aminotransferase TAT4 isoform X2, whose product MTSHGYVDWQFSGSDAAEKAAAVSLGTYSSEIFGMCDPQGKPILPPLSEEAETSHTAEKAVVQAVLCGKGNAYAPSIGLSVAKRAVADYLNRDLDNKLTGDDVYMTVGCKQAIELAVKILAKPTANILLPRPGFPWDIVHSIYKHLEVRRYEVIPERDFEINFDSVREMVDENTFAIFIINPHNPNGNYYTKAHLEQLATLARELGIMVISDEVYRWTVFGSNPFVPMGKFSSIVPVVTVGSISKGWIVPGWRTGWLALHDINGDFKTTKVLKAAKEYLEISSKPPTVIQAAIPTILEKTPQEFFDKRQSFLKDKVEFGYSKLKHIPTLTCYMKPEACTFLWTKLDPLDFVDIEDDHDFCRKLAKEENLVLLPGKNPDCENLSFYRTNI is encoded by the exons atgaCTAGCCATGGATACGTTGATTGGCAGTTCAGTGGCAGCGATGCAGCTGAAAAGGCCGCTGCAGTCTCTCTAGGTACTTACTCTTCTGAAATCTTTGGCATGTGCGACCCTCAAGGAAAGCCTATTTTGCCTCCACTAAGCGAGGAGGCAGAGACCAGCCATACTGCCGAAAAGGCAGTCGTTCAAGCTGTCCTCTGCGGCAAAGGAAACGCCTACGCCCCTAGTATTGGCCTCTCGGTTGCGAAACG TGCTGTGGCGGATTATTTAAACCGAGATCTTGATAACAAGCTAACGGGAGATGATGTATATATGACTGTTGGGTGCAAACAAGCAATCGAGCTTGCGGTCAAAATCCTGGCTAAACCAACAGCCAACATCTTGCTTCCGAGGCCTGGCTTTCCATGGGACATTGTCCACTCTATTTACAAACATCTTGAGGTTCGAAGGTATGAAGTCATCCCGGAAAGAGACTTTGAGATCAATTTCGACAGCGTCAGAGAGATGGTAGACGAGAACACGTTTGCGATATTTATAATCAACCCCCATAACCCCAATGGGAACTACTACACTAAGGCTCATCTTGAGCAG CTGGCAACATTGGCTCGGGAACTCGGGATAATGGTAATTTCGGATGAAGTATATAGATGGACCGTGTTCGGGAGTAATCCCTTTGTTCCAATGGGAAAATTCTCCTCGATAGTACCCGTAGTTACTGTCGGGTCCATATCGAAAGGGTGGATAGTCCCAGGATGGCGAACCGGCTGGCTTGCACTGCACGATATAAATGGTGACTTCAAAACCACCAAG GTCTTAAAAGCTGCTAAAGAATATCTTGAGATTAGTTCTAAACCACCAACTGTTATCCAG GCGGCTATTCCTACCATCTTGGAGAAAACTCCTCAAGAGTTCTTCGATAAGAGGCAGAGTTTTCTGAAAGACAAAGTGGAATTTGGATATTCAAAGCTCAAGCACATACCAACCCTCACCTGTTACATGAAACCTGAAGCATGCACTTTCTTATGG ACAAAGCTGGACCCATTGGATTTTGTAGACATTGAAGACGATCATGACTTCTGTAGGAAACTTGCTAAGGAAGAAAACCTCGTTCTTTTACCTGGTAAAAACCCTGATTGTGAAAACCTCTCGTTC